The nucleotide window gcgcttgctttaacatcttccaGCTGGACGATACCTCCACTTAAGCTTCACtagggcccacggcatggaggggtacatcctccatgACATGTTCCTTAAAACTTCCATGCATTGGATCTATGAACAGAATGGGATAGTGATTTTTCCTGAttgtggcgttgagcttcctaaagTCAATGTAAACTCTACCACTAGCTTGGATTCGATTGGGCACTTGAACCaaagaaggtaacaacctattagttgaaatgggtaTTGGAAATGCAATAGGTGGCTCACCAATGTACTGCGATGAAGACTCAAAAGTAGCAGCATTGTCAACAATTTCAGAGGTGGTTCTCTTGGCCTTAGGTTCTTTAAGGGCAGTGGCTTGTCCCGTGTGATCCATTCCAATTCCCTTTTCAATGGTGGCTCTAAATACATCCATCTTGATAGGTGCTGCAcgttcctgccctatattttcaatcaaATTAATGGCAAAACAAGAATGAACATTATTAGGATACTTAATAGATTCAGAAACATTAAAATTAATCATATCGCCATCAAACTCCATAGTCAACGCTCcattggccacatcaatcttggttttgactgttttcatgaaaggtctttCAAGTAAGATTGGCAATGGTGTAGAGTGGGCTGAATCCTCTAtctcaaatatataaaaatctgctggaaaaatcaaatggtctacctgcaccaaaatatcttccaaaactcttttcgaatatgcattagatcgatcaaccaattgaataataacaccatcatttttaagctctcctagattcatagatgcataaacggaatatggcatgacattaatggaagcccctaaatctagcatagcatgttcaaaccttatattaccaataacacaagggatattGAAACTgtctggatctttgcatttaggtggtagctttctttgcaaaactgcagagacattttcatttacatgtaccacctcatTCTCCGGAATTCGTTTCCTTGTTGTGCAAAgctctttaaaaaatttagcaTACTTGGGAACTTGCTTTATTGCATCAACGAATGGGATATTAACGTGCACCTTCCTGaatgtctctagaatgtccttttcattcTCTTATTTCCTAGATTGCATAAACTTGCGAGGGAAAGGCACATTTGGTGGAATAGGGTTAGGTGGAATTGGATTCGAACCAACCTTACTTGAGTTGGATTGCGTGGGATTCTTagggggctgcggcaagggttgttcttCCTTTGCCGTGGCTTTGtccaattcttcttcttcttgcagcagTTTTTTGTCCTCTCTTTGGCTTTGTTTAGATGTTtttgggttggttccaatctCCTTGCCACTTCTAAATGTGATAgccttagcggtttcaaaaCCTCACTTTGGATtgacaatggttgaactaggaagtTTGCCTTGTTCTCTGAATTGTCCCATGAATTCTGACATCTGCCCCATTTGATTCTTCAATTCGCCCACCTCCTTGGGTTGATTTTGTAAGCCCTGCATCAAAGAAGTTAGTACTTGAAGAATtttatcattattcattaacGAACCTGAATTTGGTTGGCTAGATTGTGGGtgaggttgtggtggtggaAATGGCCTTTGATATAGCCCATGAGGTGGCTATCTATATCCGCTTTGTTGTTGAGTTTAAGGTTCTCTCTACTTCATATTTGGGTGATCTCTTCAGCCTGGATTGTAGGTGTTGGAAAATGGGTCATGCCTTGGttgattttggccttgaaaaCTTATGGCATTGACACTTTCCCATCCcccattctctatcaattgagGACATTTATCAGTGGGGTGTCCTTGTATAGAGCACACACAACAAGTAGTTGTTCCTTGCACTTTGGATCATTCAACAACCTGTGATAGAAGAACAGAGAAATTAGCCATTTGAGATTGAAGTTCTGAAATAGCACTTGCCTCATTAGCTTGATGTTGTcgtggggggtctctttgtccaacttcTTCATATTATTGTGCATTCAAGGCTCGATTTGCTATTAAGATCTTTGCAGTAACTggtgttttgtcaaccaaagcTCTTCctgccgaagcatcaagcatttgtctctcaattggaagtaatcattcatagaaatattgaattaaaagctcttccttcatttgatgttgtggacaagatgCAACTAAAGTCTTGAAATGCTCATAATACGCTGGAAATGATTCTCCTTGgccttgctgaattccgctaattctcttcctcaaaagaatgactcttgaagttgggaaaaatttcttcttcatgctttcccaagaagtgacggTTCCAGGTACCAATTCAAAGAGCCAATCTTTAGCCATTTCCAAAAGAAAGAATGAAAAGGCTTTCATATTCAGAATGTTCCCATCTACGTTGATTGGTGTCATGCTtaagcacaccacttcaaactcTTTAAGATGCTTGTTCTGATCTTCCATGGGcagcccatggtatttgggaatgtgatgcagcaaactagacttcaattcaaactcaTTGGTCTTACCTTGAGCTGCCCtagggtattgaatgcaaagagGGATGACATTGTCCAATCCAGAGGCTGAAAGTTCCTTAATTGTTCGATTGTTTACAACCATGTCttgttcctcttcctcttcttcaaattcGGATTTAGAACTAAAACTAGATGGATTGGGTTCTGGctgcttcctcttccttctcaaagttcgttcaaaatcgtcattAAACTCCAATATATGCCCACGAACTGGTTGAGAACTtctagtcataaactagtacctaaaacaaagaaaacaaaacaaaatcagaaacacaagaaaaacaaaaacagaaacaaaggggAGATtaacaattttgctaatccccagcaacaacgccaaaatttgatgtggtagaaactaacacacaaattaaacactATAATTTggacaattgtagtatgaacaagtagggatcgttctaggctggggattaggagggatgctaatcaacacaaattaaacttaaaaatttgaaaactaagcTAGAGTAACACAAAATAAGAATTGAAGgggtttttggacgaattttaacttaaaacaagtaaattaaagaaagaaattaagtTTCGTACGAAAATTGGGTGAAAGGCTAGCCAGAGGATTTTTCTCAACACATGAAACAtgtgcatacaaatcgattttcagttattattcctataaaccatgaatgacaatgccccaaattaattgtgaactgcacaaattaactctcagattttcctagaTTCATttaattggactcagcgactcaaccaaattattcttatcaagttccctatatgaacagcatgatagagatacatattaaagatcattaagttctgtgaaaagcataagcattgacaaggcattcataactatgaactgcatgatactcctactaggaatttacttaactcaatcatgactagtgacttttactacttgtaaatataagttcataacgattaggtgaaattcccttatattttagcatcaaatccctgcatgcaaactaagtgtgcacccttaatcaacacacaagaacaagttcttaataaaacagataagtaaattgcaatcacgatttatgaaacaataactggatgtaatcaattcatacgaaacatatgatcatggcttcgaattcacatctagctaaaaagaaatttagttacacatgtttgtcataactaaataaaaacaatctaaattaaactttgaaatcaaataaggatagaaagaactctgAGACACTTCAGCAATGGTAGATTCGGCTCCTCCTCTAGATGGCAGAATTGGCTCCTCTTCTCCTTGCAAGCATGACTCAAAGTCTCATTCTCTCCTCCAGAAATCTGCGGCactctcaccaattttctctctaaaaattcTTTTTGAAAGCTGCGGCAAtaacttgtatttataggctagggcaCGACCTACTTTGTAGTGGAAAAAGATTGAGTTGTTTGCAGTGTTTTAGGATTCCTTAAATCATATTAGAAGTGGTTGAATGTGATAAGGAATCCCCTTTGCAGCTGGAGGTAAGGTAAGATAGGATAAtgatatgataagataagataaggttgagaTAAAACAGgactggataagataaggtaagtTTGGATAAGGATATGATATGATTAGATAAGGTTTGTTAAGGATAAAGTTTCCCTTTAATGCCTGTGAAAAAAAACATGGATTATTaatagaaaacaatttgaaataattAGTATAAATGTTGAATGCATAAGAAATTACTTACATGAAGGGACTCGGTCATCTCATCCCCAGGCCGAACATAAATGTCAGCAAAGACGTCGATCTCTGGAAATTTTGAACCCTTCTATAAtaaaaaagataaggaaaatgttagtaagaaaaaaaaattattagcgACATTTTAAAATTGGAAATGAAAGATGTAATATATACCTTCCGATTGATCTTGTTTGCCTTCGCCTTCTTctgttatacaaaaaataaacgtattagttgtaatacttaaagaaaattaaaaaaacaataataaatattagtaaaaattaaaaaaagtgaaATGAAAGGAGTTGTAATTAAAAACGCACCACATAGCCCATCTCCTGAAAACGACCGCAAAGCCAAACCCAACTATCTTGTTGGTCCTCCAACTCCTTCAGACAATCCTCCTCGAGAGCAACCTGCGGATCATCAAATTGCTAGAAACATTGGTGCAGGTCACTGTTCCACTGTTTGTAGTGTTCGGAGAAGAGCCGATTGAGGTACGCCAACATGTCATCGTCCATGTCCTCCAAATTGTAGTTTGTCTGTAACGTAACAAATATTTTGAAAGTATTAGTAATAAAAGACagtaataaatataaatatataaattttacatgaaaagcatTAAAAAGGCGACGCTACTTACAGATAATTGGTTACGCACCATGTTCTTCGTCTCCTTCAGCATCGCCTTCCAAGACTTCCACCACATAGGGCAAAAGGTCCGCACGACATGCCTAATGTCGTGGGCCAATGCACTATGCTGCTCCGCCGTTGGTGCTGCCCAATGTCGCTCATGGTATCCGATTGGGATACGACCGTTGGTCACCCTGTTGACCTTTGTCATCTTCAATTGCCAACAAGGTCTTCAGGTGTTTTTCTTTGCTgcaaagagatgaaaaaaaatcattaacccAAAACTAATAGCAAATCCTACTAAAATTTTGGCATAACCTCCCctataattaaaacatttcccaaaaccttgaaaataacaaaaacaatatACGTATCCAACACAATGATCACAATTGTTTAATAAAAGGTTTGGAACGATGACAACTTTTTAATCCTTACATGACATAACTTAACAAATTCaacctaaaataacaaaactgaTTAGTTAACATTCACATACATTTTCTTCCTCTATTTCTCCTGAAAGTTACTTATTGAGCATCACATCTACTTCTCTGTTTGAGGCCACTATTTCCTTTCTCCTAATTAGAACATATTTCCAATTCGAGCGTTTTCAAATACCACAACAAACTTCTAAAATGGCAACAACTGCCATCCAAGACGGACAATTTTCAAGCTTGTATACACAGGCTCTCGACATTGCTGGCAACATGCTTGGCAAAGAATTCTAAGCTGCCGTAGCAAACAATTCCATATAACCTTATCCACATTGACATTTGTAAGACTCTAACAGTCACTACCGAAACTTGTACAACTCTAAAAACTTTGCTTCATGATAATTACCAAGTTTTTTATTTCCCAGTTAAACATTTTCGCCATTTCCTCATCATCAAATCTCTTCCACAACACTACTGTTTCAATTCTGTGAGAAACCCATTTCAGTAACTAAGAAATgacacataaattaacaaaaaaattgcaaaaacataaaattaacagACATGAATTACGGAATACGCACAATTTCGATTTCATGACAAAACCCATttttgaaagtgaagaaattgagaacaaaaaaaaaagaaaaacaatggaAAACTTTTAATCCTTACATGACATGACATAACAAATTCAACCTAAAATAACAACTCAGTTAACATGGGAATGAGAGAGTGAATTAGGATTGTATACCTGGCCGTGTACCCAAGGCATCAGTTGTGGATCCCGATGGCAACATCTCGTCCGTAGTGCGGGGGCGCCGGTGAGTACCCGGGCGCTAACAGGCATCGCCACCAAAGAATTCGACAATGCCTGCACCTGTGGGACTGGAAGACCAGCTGGGTCAACCAGATTGACTGACCTATGGTCCATCTCTGCTGGAGCAGTGGCGGCAGTAGTAGGTGTAGTTGTCGGACTAGCTGTAGCCGTTGGACTAGGTGTAGAAGTCATCGCCCTCCTGGTTCTAATGAGGTGTGACAACTAcaaaattggaaatcaatttgtttCGTACACAAAGATTTAACTTACCATACACATGCTAATAATttaaacttaaatttaaaacgaAATTTAAAAGCCCTAATTCCCAATTCAAGTTTGGcagaaataaaacttaaaactgaTATACTATACACAAACTAATCAATTCAGATAGGTACAGACCCAACAATTATAACTTATAAGAAGAAACTAGCATAAAGGACATCCTAACAAGTTTACTACCTAAAACCAAACAAATGTGAGGTGCCTTGAATATCCTTACTACCTTATGTTTAAATAAAGATCTCATAACAAACTAATAATGTGAGAGAGAGCATATCATTATTTACTAGTAAAATCTAGATTTGCTTAAAAATTGGGAGGCCGAATTCAACAAGCAATACAACTGAGTCTATCATATTAATAAGGCAACAACAAAGGCTAATACCCCATTATATATCAAGAAATCGTGGCAGTCAACAATGCAAATCTCTAAAAACTTATTCCACAAATGTATAGtgtaattcattttttttctttcaaacctACAATAGGGAACACTTCCTACAATATTTTAAATTCCAACATAAAAACCacaaacataaatatatttcaTCTAATCGTAATAAAAGAGAATTAAAAAGGTGAATTATAGGATAtcaagataaataaataaaaggattgtTGCATATTGAAAAGTGTAAGTGCAATGTTGTGGATGCATAGAACACAGGAAAACATTAACAAATCCCTAATTTAAGAACCCtgtacttaaatttaaaaaacccCTAATTCGAACCCTGtacttgaaattaaaaaacCCTTAATTTAAGAACCCTAATCTAACCCCCAGTGAAGTACCCTAAATCTAACCCCCAATTTAAGACAACCTAATCTAACCTCACTACCCAAAATCGTTCCCCTAATTTAAGACCTAAATCTATCCCCAATTAAGAACCCTAAAAACTCTAATTTAAGAACCCAAATGTAACCCGCAACTTACGAACCTTAAATCTAACCCGACTGCCCTAATTCTAACCAccaatttgaaaaagaaaaaaaaccaaaaaaaccctaattctaacccccaatttgtaaataaagaaaattgaaaataaaaactaaagagGAAATTACCTCTTGGAGACGAAGTCGCGACGGTCAGATAGAAGGACATAGAGACAGATGGAGATatagaggaagaagagagagggtATTGCACagggaaaaaggaagaagagggaagtGAGGGGAAGAAGGAGAGATGGGGTTAAAATATAGAATCTTGCGCTACAGAGCCTTTGTCTCGCAAGGCTAAAAAATCGTCGCGcaagttttttaaaatttccGCGAAAAAAAGCGCCTTAATTGAAATTTCAGACACTTGCGTGACAAATATAATATTACGTCGCGCAAATATAATTTTTGCGACGAAATATATGTATTCATCCTACAATATTCCCGTGTAAATTTAAAATAGTCGTTAAAttagttttgtcccgttacttgatctctgaatgtttgttttttgcgatttttggcgtatgcgatctcgaaccatatacaaacaagtttgatggttggatcgttgaaattagtttcgtagaatgcgtatcccatcaaaacaatagattcactaacacttagagtttatttatacattcattaagtataacataagatattgtggtatccactaatgtaaatagtttaaattgaatatcgaattcattcattgtattcatatagggtcaagagtgtagttgtaaaaaatcatcaaaatcggagttaaaataaccgttaaatcgtgatttttcgtttctaaccgtcgaaaagttttgtcccgttacttgatctctaaatgtttgttttttgcgattttttgcgtatgcgatcttgaaccatatacaaacaagtttgacggttagatcgttgaaattagtttcgtagaatgtgtatcccatcaaaaagatatattcactaacacttggagttatttatactttcattaagtatagcataagattttgtggtacccactagtgtaaatagtttaaattgaagatcgaattcattcattgtattcataatgggtcaaggagtgtagctgtaaaaaaatcatcaaaatcggagttaaaataaccgttaaatcgtgatttttcgtttctaaccgtcgaaaagttttgtcccgttacttgatctctgaatgtttgttttttgcgattttggcgtatgcgatctcaaaccatatacaaacaagtttgatggttggatcgttgaaattagttttgtagaatgcgtatcctatcaagttcaatggtgtgtgtgtatatatatattaagtagatttaaatttatttattttgtacatataacacttaagaagttgaatggtatgtatatttaagccaatccaatggtcaccaattttttaaatttaatttaatatatatataattattatagtttttaggggtataaaattgttaaattaatatatataattattatggtaatttttttagggttataaaattataaaattaatattttgcttgtcgtgttgggttatcgggtcgtgtcaggaattgctaGGCCTAGCTTGCGCGACCAAAAATTGTTATGCGTCACgcaattatgttttaaaatggttttttaaataatttttttgtttactgtttattataaaatacaaacaTACCAAATTTATTTACAAAGTAATTCACATATAAAATGGGAATCATTCATACCATTTTTTCCATCACTCTATATAATGCATTAACCATTTCATgtgttttacaaaaaaagttaCAAATAAATTGTCTTAATCTTTATCCGAACTATAATAACTTTCACTTTCGTCGCTATCATCATTTTCAGTGTCCCATTCCTCATCATCGATAGGTATGTCACCATCATCATTTGTGTGCACTGGACCTTCGTACCGTGGAATATTACCAAGGTCAATTGTGATCAACTGAATCGGTATTTCTATTGAAGGGATGAGTGCAGATGCAcaatctgcaattttttttgGAGTTTGCCTTTACACTTGGCTGAATCCAGATTAAAAAGTTCACTTTTGGACGAAcgattttgcgcgacgaaacaGGTCTTTGTAGCGCAAACACCCATTGCGCGACTAAGACAGAATTCGTCGCTCAAATGACATTTGCGTGCCGAAAAAAGAAGCATTCATCGCGCAagtttaccattttttttattttatgtcctttactttacaatttatttttttcaacacATTGCGTGACGAAATAATGTATCGTCGGGCAAggcatat belongs to Malus sylvestris chromosome 17, drMalSylv7.2, whole genome shotgun sequence and includes:
- the LOC126611946 gene encoding uncharacterized protein LOC126611946 → MGYVKKAKANKINRKKGSKFPEIDVFADIYVRPGDEMTESLHALKGNFILNKPYLIISYPYPNLPYLIQSCFISTLSYLIISLSYLTLPPAAKGIPYHIQPLLI